TTTTATGGCAACCTCACTCCTCGCTCCCCTTCCCCATTccattccttgatgatgagaatcattaTTCCTGCAACAGTGTTACTGAGAAAAGAacattccttgctaatttattagttgctaagtattattgaatcgagaacatggtttgtgctaattttacatatataaaataaatgggtaaacggttatccgtttataaccgcggttaatactcataaccgtccatttaaattttacgggtaaacggttatactcataaccgtttatttatctaaacggttacccataaccgtaacattttaatttaaatgggtggataactgcggttacccataaccaatggatATTTACCCATCCCTATCTTTGCAGCCCATGCTTTTTGGAAATGGCAGGAatgtaaataatacaaaatcaaGGGCCCATCTCAAAACAAACATGAATAGACTGCAAAATCGTAAATATTTCGAAATCTGTTCggagacaaaattaccctcctaaCTTTTGATATTTACCCTCCAACCCAATCTCAGATCTGATGGCAATGGTGTAAATAAAGCAAATCGAGTGGCAAAGATTTGACTGTAGCTAAGCTACAGTCAAATCCCTCCTCAACTTTAGAATAGATAACTAGCAAAAATACATACGCTCTGCTGTGGAATTTGAAATCGTTGAAAATGATACTATTGATTACTAGCTTTTTTCTCTTTGAAATTTGGACAGTGGATAATTGAATTTTAAATGGGTTTTTTCTATTTGGGTTTTGTATTGTGTTTCTTTGTTTGATTATACTTTAGGttattgattttgctttatccAACCTCTAGAGTCTAGATGATATTGATGATTCGTTACTCGGAAGCTCTCATTTCACATATCTCCgcaatatttataataaaatcaacaacaacaaaaacagaaaagaaaagaaaatactcCACCAAACAAAAGATGAGACACTTCTACTACCTTAAAAGGGCGGATTTCTAAGTGAAATGGTGCAAAACAAACactaattttcaaagcttcaactaaTACAAATTAGAAAAACTTCAATTCACTTGTTTTCATTATTCAATTTATGTCCTAAGAATAATTACTAATAGTTCAAATATTAAATGTTCCGCAACCAAAAGCTTTGAACACCTCAAAAAGTTATGGAAACTCTGATTTCACTAACAAACACAACAAACCTAGAACACCAAATTCAGTATACCTGCTGCTCTCATACTTTATGAGCATCCAAACAGAACCCATAATACCAAATTTAAACCCCTAAAATCAGAAAAACGGCCCCAAAAAAGCCCCTAATAcagaccttttttttattattatcatttTAAATCTAGAGTAAGATAAATTGCTTACCTACTGGTGGTGCGGCCCGATTAACGCATGCCCTGCATTGCAATATATCCTCCACCACAAAATCTCAAAAGGGCTTTTCGACGTTCGAAGCATcggaggaagatgaagaagcctctttgcttttcttttgtttcttcttctttgatttttgattgTTGGTTGAAGCTACACCGGCTTTCATTTTCAGCTCAGGCCCTCCACGAGTTCATCAACATTTTCTGATTCATACAAAAACTCTTCAAGAgctcaattgaaaaaaaaaaaaaaaaaaaaaaaaggccccaTATCTATTTACTTGTCATGCTCTAATtacttcatactctcccatttCCAATTaaattgggttttatttaaggTTTCGAATGGAAGTGTTTGCTCTAAAGTGTAAAGGCTTacactacaaaaaaaataaaaaataaaaaataaaataaatcaaagTAAAACCCTTTTACAGAATCCAATCAACAAATGTTCACCTTTTAAAATgagaatttgtttcattttcttaaatccaaaaaattaaaaattaaaattaaattaaaaaaatgaacctGGTGTTCATCGTTGTCTCCGCTGCCATTGTTGAGGAGGGATTCATTTTAGCTTTTACGTTGAGCTACtagctttcttcttcctcctgaTTCAGATTCTATCACGTCAGAAATCAAAAACCCATTTGGTGAGCCCTTGAGTCAGGGGCTACGCTAGAACATTTGGAATGAGAGTGGTCAAAGCCAATCatgtttttgtattatttttgagTTGAAAATTAGGTTTTTCTTCATAAGAAGTTTAAATTACACTCTATTGGGTCTGAGACTTGGAAACTCAATATCTTTGTGATATTAGATTAACATAGTCAAgctatattttcttttggtgggCATGTCTAAATTTCTGTATTTGCACGGTAGGGATGTCTTATCTGGTGAAGTGTTCAAAATCCTCCTGCTAACTGATTTAATAGGTTGAATTTGTATCCAAGGTTTTCTTCCAATATGGTCtgaattattttgtttaattaacgAAAACAGGTCACTTCTCTCTATGGTGGTCCCTTAGAGTTTATGTTTATTGTGGAAAGCACAGAAGACCCTGCTTATCGAGCTGTATATATGCTACTATCACAGCTTAAGGTGTACGCAACAATAATGATGGTTTCTTTAATATAAGAAGAACATCCAGGACAAGTCATCTATAATATATGCTTGGAAGCACAAGTTTAATGCATAACATTTTTTAGGTTACATGTGTTCCCAGAATGATCTGTTTTAAGTTTAACTTCATTTCCTTGCAGGACGAGGTTGATGGTAAGATTGTTGTGGCTGGTATTTCAACAACCTGGGCTCTTGAAAGTGAGCATGCATCTACGCATTTGCATGAATGGATTGATCTCATATTCGGGTAGGTTTTCTTTGGACTTTGgagatttttaattttagtttatttttggtttgtatctacctctttttctttcatttcattttgtttttaactttttctttGATAAGTTCATCACAACTCTAGACTATATCAACTTTGAATGTTTCATTTTTGAAACTGTTATATTCATTAATAAATTGGAACATACAGGTATAAGCAGCGTGGCAAAGAAGCTATAATGgcaaataattttttcttttacattaCCTATGAAGGGACAGTGGATATTCATAAGATCTCAGACCCAGTAAGTATAGTTTCTGTTGGCATCTGTATGATTTTTTCCAttattgttttataatttttttcagtacattcttttttcctCTGTGCCAAAATCAGGTACAACAGCGTGCAACACAGGACCAGATTGCATACTTTGGGCAAACGGCATCCCAACTGCTTACCTTCCCTCACTTGAAGAGGTTGCCATTAGCAGATGTTCTTCATGTACAGGTAACTTTCTTTGGAGAAACAAGAAACTTAGCTGAACCTTTCggaatgtttattttatttctggAAATTATCCAATGTAACATATTACATTGGGAATAACCGATGAGGAAATAATCACTGGTATGTGTTCATTTTCTTGCTTGAGTTTTTGCTGCGTTGTTCTATAATGTAAAAGTTAggaagggcaattttgtcctaCCGGTTTTGGGCGAGATGGGGGGTAACCGGGTAGGTATCATTTGCTGTCGTTCAACTAGGGTTTCGGGGATGGAGGGtttccgagagagagagagagagagagagagagaggtctcgACACTGTTGCTGCAGATGGATTTTACAAGTGGGAGAGTGGGTATGGTCAGAGAAGACCGTATGGGTCGTCAGGATTTCAGGGAGATAGGGGTAGGGGTCATGAACAAACCTTACTGAGAGTGGGGTGTGCCAGATCTTGCGATGCATGCCTCAAATCCAAAGACaagtttgttttttaaattatattcttTAATGGTAGCTTAGATTTTCGAATTGTTTAGTTTGCTAGGTCCGGTTTtgggggatttatcatttgagaaAGAGATGTGGACAGggagatagagatagagagagggagaagagaaagCATGGTTGTGTGCATTTTTTGGGGTTAATTAATGGGTTAGTGCAGAGGGTCAGTGAGGACAGAATGACAGAGGGATGTATGGAAGGGTatgggttttcagttttttcctCTAATTCAACAGGTTATGTACTGTTTGAAAATCattgtttattgttttgttttccgtTTGCTTTGTTAAAACCATCATTcgaattttttttggtttcacTATGCTCAATTAtgtttgggagcagcctcttcataaatgggggtaaggctagccgacattcacctctctcagaccctgcgtaaagcgggagccttgtgcactgggtacgacgacTATGCtcaattatgtgcttcttcatAATTTCCTGGTGTTTGCTTCTGCTACTAAGTAGATTCTATACTGTTCTAAATCTGTTTGGTAAATGTGCTTAAAGATTGGACATGTTATTGAATATTAGCTATGTAATTTGGATTGGATATGTGGACCTTGGTGAAACCCACTGTGTGTGGATTTCACATTATAGTGTTCTAACTCAAACAGGCTTTCATGTTGCGTATTTTGATTAATAGCTGTGAAACCCATTGTGTGTCGCACCATGTAAGGAAATGGAATTGCTGCTTTTTGAGTTTAGGTAGATTTTTTTAGAGGTTTTTGTATATATTGCTAGAAACTTTGTCTACTTATATATGGTGATTTACGTTTCTATTGGTGCGACTCTGGAATCTTATTATTTGTTGTAGGAAATTCTGTTTCTGTATTTATTGTAtaatatttccttcattctCACCATTTGATTCGATTTCAGTGAGTTCTCAATTGATCCTTGCTCTCATGATTTCCCAAATTGGTATTTTTGGGCGTCTTCAGTTGTCACTTTGATCTGGAATTTCCGcattatttcttttaatttctgggtttttattttttctcacATAATAATGACATTCGATATAGTTGACACCATGCGTTACTTAtagagcaatttttttttttaccgtaaGGACCATTTTGAATTGATTTAGTAAATGTAGTGTAGGCATAAGAACTTTGTGTTGTTTTGCAGTGATTCATGAACAGTGGAAGGTGTCGTTGCTGTAACACGAAACCCAGCTTTCAGCTATCCGCTGGCAtctctttttgttttaatttaatagCCATATATATGTAATCGCTTTAAGCAATTCACTGAAATTGGCCGCAAAATCCAATGCGAAAGTAACAGAGAGCACACTTCCAACCAAAGTCAAAGGTATGATCTTACAAATAGTTCTTCTTTTAAGGAGAATAATATTATACCTGTCTAATTCAAGTTTTGTATCAATGTTCATTGGCTATTACCCTATGAGTGTTGCTATACGACTCAGAGAAAATATAACTATGTATTGGTGATTAGAATTATTGGCGATAATATCAAAAAAGCAGCGGTTGTGGATCTAATTGAATCTGAGAAGGTTCTGAAAGCAGCCCAAGAACATGGCGTCGGTATGAAGCTCATCCTCACCACTCGCCACCACTGGTCTATTTAGACTTCCTCATCCAATTTACCATTCAATGCCTCATATTCatactgatatatatatatatatatatatatatatatatatatatatatttatgtgcaCACATATATTTGTTTTCGGTGTTTTAGTACTTTCCAAAAATGGATTTATGGGGATTTATATCGTAGTTGAATACATGATGCGGATTCATATTCAAGGAAAAATGATCCTCGCTCGAGGTCTCTTTCTTGATTCGATTGATCGTTTTGCTAGGGTTTCGAGTTGTTGCAATTAGATCTTCAAATTGTATTGTAGAATTTATTAGCATAGTGGTCCTCACAAGTCACAGTCGATGTAGCACCTAATTAATCGTATCCAATGTTGTGATCTGAAAAGAAGCACTAATTAAGGGAGTAATATTTAAGGTTGAAGATAAAAGATTCGCTATAGCTGATAGCTCTAGATGTGTAATTACATAATAATTAGCTCTATGGGTTAATACAATTTGTTGACGTAAGGAATATATTTTGACTGATACAAGTGCATGCTCTCATGGATTTCCCCCAAAGATTGGATTTTCAGTTTTTGGGAATgttaaaaatttagttttttgaTCTTTtcttgaaatgatatgaaattggaaatccaaaatatcaattttttgacttttggttcaaaattttgaatgcaAGAGGTCCTGTTGGTCCATTTTtgacctttttatttttttattttttcattataTTTTGTTGTTAGCAATGAATTTATGAATGTATGAAAACAGTGGATGCCAAATTTAGGGGGATTTTGCTTAAATGAAGATACTGTGATATTAACTGAATGTACTCATACTGAATATATTCATACTTTGATTCTACCTGTTTATTGGGCAATAATCTTTTCCAGAACTAACAATCTGACTATCTGCTGAGTTGGAATTAGTCAAATAGGTTCTTAATCGACTGACTGGGCTTAATAGGTTTTTGGTGGCATTTTTTATGAAGATAATTTTTGGGTGGGTTTTGTGTTTGCTGTAGTGAATTTTGGGTGATTATGTTAGTGGCATTTGTATTTGGGTTCGGGCCTAATGGGGTTTGTTCTTGATGACTGGTTGTTGGTTATGAACTTAGATTCTTGGTTATAATAATGCTTAGTTGTAATAATGCTTTTGCTTAGTTGTTCATGTAAAAATGGAACATTTTTTTAGTACATATATCAttttatattcatttaatgtttgAACTTATGCTTATTAAGTTGATTGCAAGACTACAACTTGAAAAACTAACACATGCATATAATTTATTTGTGAAAGAACTGCAGTCCAATGGCTGTATAGAAGAAAAGGACAAcgcatgctctctctctctctctctctctctctcatagtaGCTCCGTGTTCCTCTCCCCCCAAACCTAATGGATTCAGCCCAATTCGGAGCTCCAGGTAAGATAATATTTCCCCAAATTGTATTCAATCTATGTTGCTTCATTTCATTTTCCATTTTAATTTGGAATTGTTGATATTTTAGGCAGGTATCGCATGTATAACCACAACAATTTTTGTGTTGGATTGGGGTCAAAGTGTCTAGCTTTATTAGCTATTTGGTCGCCTGTGTATTTGTAATCTAAATAATATGAATTAAGGCTTTTCTGTTAGTGTCCGATTGGTCAAGAAAGGATGCTTCTTTTTTGTTATCATGCATATTTAAGCTGTAAAGATCTGAAAAACTGCTTAATTAAAGTGAGATTTCCAGTTTTTAAGCTCAGTTTCAGGTCTTGAGCTTTGAATTTGTTTACATGTATCCCAGCTGAAGCTATCTAATCGTAGTTTTGGGGGATTTTGCTCAAAATCTGGAGAGCTCTCTCGCTTTCCTCTCTATGTAAACCCAAGAGAAATTCCATGGAAATTGTTAATGTCTGAACTAAGTCTATTTGAAATTTCAAagtaaaacatttattttattgctttgtttttggtataaaaaaaatatttattgttGAATAAGGACCCCTTTTTATGGATTGTTGACATATGTAAGAAATTGTTTCTGTTCTAACATATTAATTTTTCTCAATACTAATGCCATAACTGAAATTTTATAGAAATGGTGTAATTGGTCAATCAGAAATTTCGAATTTTAGCCGATGAATAAACTCTTGCATGATTgctactgcatacatacatattttttggttgttagattttgtttttatttcattttttgctATATGCAATTGTTGGTTTTGCAAAGGACTGACCTTTAACTTATGTAGTTTTACCTTTTTTGTTGTCAGAGTATGGGTTGGTTTTATTTAATAGATTGACTGGTATTTTTGCATTATTTGTTTTCAATAATCAGTATTCATTATTGGTTTATTGGTAATTAAAAGTTTCatccttttaaattttattatggATAAGTGAACACAGTTATGAATATCAACCATCTATCCTCATTCATATTCAAATATAATATGGATAAGTGAACACAGTTATGAGTATCAACACATGCCTGAATAGCGTCCATAATGGCTGCCtttgttaaattatgatttatgTTTTTTGCTATGGTGTCGAAGATGTCCTCAGAAAAAAGTGAACAGCCACGCTCTCAGTCATCGAATACTGCACACCATGttgcatatttttttgtttgaacatCTGTGCTTGATGACTTACCTGCTCAAACACCGCTTTTTCTGTGTTTTGCTAATTGCTAAGTAAGGTATGTAGGCTGCAGGGCATATGTTTTGCCGTCTTAACTGCAGGGGCAAAATATGTGTGAACTGCAGCTTGCTTCTGTTTCTTCAGTTTCGTATGGAAACAGACATTCTGCTTATTTTTGCGTTTGAACAGTTGTGGTTACAAATTTAGCTACTTGAACAAGTCCTCAACACTTAATGTTTTTAATTACCATTTTAAATGGCTGCCTACACTGTAGGACACATATTAGATGTGTGAACTACATGTTTGTTCTCTTCCTAATCAAAACGTTCAATTTCTTCCTACTCATTGTACAATGTGTTTATATGTCAGCTCACTTGAATGTATAAAAACAAAACTGCTTATCTTATTGATCTTATTCACTCATTTATTCCTTTGTTTGTTCataattgtgttgaatttattcaacttaaatgtgttttattcatCCGATTACGCTTGAAACAGCTGGTTCCTGCGGCAACGCACATGCCTAATTTCTAGTACATGACTAATTAACGAAGATGAAGAGTCTACCTGCTTTTATTGCCTCCTTAGCTTGTTTAAACTAAAACGACATTGACCACATAAATAAGCATATAGAGCTCGTCTGACACAAATGATTGGAATTTGAAATGTAAGGGATGACATACTAAATTAAAAGTATATTGCAGAGAGAAATTATAAAGTTATGAACACTTCAAGGATAGAAGAGTGGATTACTTATGaagaaatattatttattataattCTTCTTAAATAGGAATAGAAGGAATGAATTTTCTTCATAGCTAATTCTCTTCTAATAATCCCttccaaatgaaaagaaattcaCTCCCACCTTTAAATATCTTGAAATTTGATAATCTCTAATTCAATCAAATCATGTGTATTAAACGAGCCCATAGGCTGACAAGGCATGGCTTGATGGCAGCACAAGATTTCATTTGGTTCGAGGAGCCTCTGAACTTAAT
Above is a window of Malus sylvestris chromosome 15, drMalSylv7.2, whole genome shotgun sequence DNA encoding:
- the LOC126603103 gene encoding uncharacterized protein LOC126603103, with amino-acid sequence MNSGRCRCCNTKPSFQLSQFTEIGRKIQCESNREHTSNQSQRIIGDNIKKAAVVDLIESEKVLKAAQEHGVVQWLYRRKGQRMLSLSLSLSLIVAPCSSPPKPNGFSPIRSSRQVSHV
- the LOC126602116 gene encoding BEACH domain-containing protein C2-like isoform X1, whose translation is MFIVESTEDPAYRAVYMLLSQLKDEVDGKIVVAGISTTWALESEHASTHLHEWIDLIFGYKQRGKEAIMANNFFFYITYEGTVDIHKISDPVQQRATQDQIAYFGQTASQLLTFPHLKRLPLADVLHVQ
- the LOC126602116 gene encoding BEACH domain-containing protein C2-like isoform X2; translated protein: MICFKFNFISLQDEVDGKIVVAGISTTWALESEHASTHLHEWIDLIFGYKQRGKEAIMANNFFFYITYEGTVDIHKISDPVQQRATQDQIAYFGQTASQLLTFPHLKRLPLADVLHVQ